A stretch of Dama dama isolate Ldn47 chromosome 22, ASM3311817v1, whole genome shotgun sequence DNA encodes these proteins:
- the KDELR3 gene encoding ER lumen protein-retaining receptor 3, whose amino-acid sequence MNVFRILGDLSHLLAMILLLGKIWRSKCCAGISGKSQILFALVFTTRYLDLLTNFISIYNTVMKVVFLLCAYVTVYMIYGKFRKTFDSENDTFRLEFLLVPVIGLSFLENYSFTPLEILWTFSIYLESVAILPQLFMISKTGEAETITTHYLFFLGLYRALYLANWIRRYQTENFYDQIAVVSGVVQTIFYCDFFYLYVTKVLKGKKLSLPMPI is encoded by the exons ATGAACGTGTTTCGGATCCTCGGCGACCTGAGCCATCTCCTGGCCATGATCTTGCTTCTGGGGAAGATTTGGAGGTCCAAGTGCTGCGCGG GCATCTCTGGGAAGAGCCAGATCCTTTTCGCTCTCGTCTTTACCACCAGGTACCTGGACCTGTTAACCAACTTCATCTCCATCTACAACACAGTAATGAAG GTGGTTTTTCTCCTCTGTGCCTACGTCACAGTGTACATGATCTATGGGAAATTTCGGAAAACATTTGACAGTGAGAATGACACATTCCGCCTGGAGTTTCTTCTGGTCCCAGTCATTGGCCTCTCCTTCCTTGAGAACTACAGTTTCACTCCTCTGGAG ATCCTCTGGACTTTCTCCATCTACCTGGAATCAGTGGCCATCCTGCCCCAGCTCTTCATGATCAGCAAGACTGGAGAGGCTGAGACCATTACTACTCACTATCTGTTCTTTCTTGGGCTATACCGGGCACTCTACCTGGCTAATTGGATCAGGCGGTACCAGACTGAGAACTTCTATGACCAAATTGCAGTGGTGTCTGGGGTAGTACAAACCATCTTCTACTGTGACTTCTTCTACTTGTATGTGACCAAAG TCCTTAAAGGAAAGAAGTTAAGTCTTCCAATGCCAATTTGA